The Anaerolineales bacterium genome includes the window CCATTCCATAACTTGCCGGACGATTTGCCGGCCCGTCGATAATTGCGGTCGCTCCCGAGATTCAAGTGAAACTTGCCAGCTGCGGTCAACATCCTGTTGGTGTTCCATTGCGGTAGAAGTCGACCTATCTCCCGATCCAACAATCTGATTTGGATCGATTGATCCCGGCTTCTCACCCAAACTCTGGCCCGTCTCGATCCCATCCAAATCTTCCGTCACAAGGGATCGTTCGCTGGCGCTGGGATGTCCGACGGATTGGGTTTCGTTCACCGGCTCGGTGGAGTGAAGTCCATCGTGAACCGCCGCCTCGACTCCATGCTCGTTCGATTCGAATTCATCGGCCGACTCGGGTGCTGTTGCCTGTATTGGATCGGAGGCTCTGGCCGCCTCAACCGCTTCCCGATCCTTCTCGATTGGAATGGGCACCTCTGCTGCGGAATCGACTCCTGCCTGTGTTGATCTGCGCGGCATCCTGGTTTGAGAAGAAGGCAGCAGCTCTGGACCAGCGGCGTGGGTTGGTTCGACGAAGACTCGCCGCTCTTGATCCAATGGCGAAATCGATTGAGTGCCTTGCTCAACCCGCCGTCCTCCTGGCGGAGACGCAGATCCGAATGTAAGGCCCGTCTGTCGTATCACACCATCGAAATAACTACCCATGCTTCACCTTTCTCGTCCGATCAACTTCAAATACTGCTCTTTCCGTTTCGCTGGCAAGGCCAGAATTTCGTCTTCCGTCCAATGGTAGGATTTGGCGAGACGATGGATTGTATCGATCACACTCGATTGAACATCTTTCAGATGCGCCAACAACATCCGTCCCAGATCCATTGGCCGTTCCCCGTTCTGTCCGCAGTACGGGCATTTGCTGGTCACGGTCGGCGCAATCAAAGGATCCGCCGACAGCATGGCTTCTTCGATTGTCAGGACGACCGCCTCGGGTATGGGTAACGCCAGCTCCACCTCACTTTCGACCAACAACGATTGCACCATCTCCTCTGCCGCTTGTTGTGAATCTTCGAAACTGCACCGCTGCCAGCGGTATTGATCCTGAGCCGTTGGTCGCCGCAGGATGATTCTCGCTCCATGTGCATGGACCTCAACCCGCTCGACCTTGTTCGCCCGACGCTGTAATTCCTGTAGCGCAGCTAACTTGACATCGACTTCGAACGACTGCCCGCAGCCGGCCGCATCACAGGTCATGTTGACCACCAGAATTTCATGGCCGTTTGTCCTGACCAATTCAAGCAGCAGTGCCAGACGGTCACCAACCGATAAAGTCTCCAGGATCGCCGGGTCGATTGACTCACGATTTGCCAGGCAGGCATACAAAACCTCACTCACCAGCTGCGGCCGGGGAGAATCGAAATCAATGTCGAGATCACCTTTGAAAAAGCCAAAGGGACGGAAGGCGGAATTAACCATTACCATCTCGAAATCTGCTGGGCTAAGATCTCAACGTTCGTTGTCCAGTAAAAGTAATTCAGGGAACGACGAACGGCCGGCGATGTGTTAGCCGCCTTCCTTCGGTTCTTTCGTATCGGTGTCGCGTTCCCAGCCTTCTAATTCGATCTTGATGCTTTCGATCGCAACTGCATTTGCGTTGGCATCCAGATCCGGCATGGTGGTAAATTCACTCACCCAACAGCCATGGAGGAAATAACGGAAGGCAACCTGACCCGCCTCGTTCATCACCTCTAAGGTCAACTCCTTTTTATAGTTGACCAGATCCATGCCCGTATCACCGGCATAGGGATGGACCATGTTGGCCCATTTCTCGAATTCCACGTCGTGGGTAATGCCGCGCTCTAGCGAAAGCGCATCGTAGGTCGTCCTTCCGGGCGATTTGTGATCGGTGCTATTCTCACCACCAGAACGATGCTTGACAACTTCGGTCGTGCGTTTCAACGCACCCACTTTACTCACACCCAGAACGGGTTTTCCGTCCCACAAGACTTTGAACTTGAAATTCTTGTATGGGTCGTAGCGATGGGTATTGACAACAAAACCAGTAGCCATGAAATTGCCTCCCTTTTCCTGAGGGTCAAGACTAGAGATCACCCGCTATTTGTTGGATCTTGATGACCACAAATTCGGCCGGTTTGAGTGGGGCAAAACCGACTTCGATATTCACGATGCCCAGATTTCGATCGGCCTGGGTGGTTGTATCTCCATCACACTTGACGTAGAACGCTTTATCGGGCGTCGAGCCCTGGAAAGCGCCTTGCCGGAACAACCCCATCATGAAGGCGTTGATGTTCTGTCGAATCTTGGCCCACAGCGGTTCGTCGTTGGGTTCGAACACGACCCATTTGGTGCCTCGGAACAGCGATTCCTCCAGAAACAGTACAAAGCGCCGAATAGGTATGTACTTCCACTCCGATCCGAGATCATCGGAACCAGCCATCGTACGCGATCCCCAGCACACAAACCCACTGGGGAAACTACGCAGGCAGTTGACGCCCAACTTATTGAGCACCCCGTTTTCCATATCGGTCAGCTTGAGGTCGAGCCCCAGGATGTTGCGCAGATCGGCTTCAATTCCGGCCGGTGCCTTCCAAACGCCGCGAGTGGAATCGATACGGGCCATCAATCCGGCAACAGCGCCCGACGGTCCGATTGTTTTGGTCAGGCTTCCCGAAGCATATTTCAGATGCGGGAAGAACACGGCCGAATTGGTCTTGTTTACCAAGGAACGCAGGTCGTTGACCTTTGAAGTATCCTGCACGACTTCCGGTCGATTCTTGTTGATCCAACTTGCAGGAGAATCGATGAGCAGGAAAGCGCGATTTTCGGAGCAGTAATTGCTTGCGGGACCCACGATCTTGTCGAAATCGGCTTCGGTGACTTCTTGATCGCCCGGCAGAACCATTAGATTGAACAGGTCGACCGAATCCAAAGCATAAAACCCGGTCTGAGCGTCCTGATTGCCCAAATATTCGGTTACCGTCGGCGCACTACCATCGGCCCCGCTCTGGCCAGGAGTGCTGAAACTGCCAGTTCCGGAAGAACCCAAGGTGTATTGGCGTACGTTGAGCTGCATTTCACCGGCGTCAAAGGCCGTGTCGTCCGTGGCGATGCTGGACGGCGTCTTGTTGATCGTACCGCTGGTAGCTAGAATGGCCAATTGATAGCCCCAGGTTTTGGCACGATAGGACAGCGTAGTATCGGCGTTGATCGCGTTGGCAATGATCTTGAGCTTTTCCCGAACGCCGTCATTGTCTTCATGCGCCGTTGGACTGGCGGAGTCAACGGCGCTCTGATACCACAGGGGCGTTCCGGTGGTAACAGTGACCAGATTGTAGTCCGCCGTATTGAGCATCACATCGGTGCCGTCGATGGTGATTTTGGTAATATCACTTTGATTCAATATCGCGATTTCATCCAATATGTCGGTAAGATCTTTAGGCGCGCTGATGGGTGAAGAAATGGAGGGGATGGTGCCCAACTTCAACACCGAGCCGGTCGGTGCCGGGCGGAAATCGCTCCAGCGCACAAACTCCAAACCACCCTGATCGATGCCCAACATCAGCGCAGCCGTGACGTCGTCCTTCGCCGCGCGACTCACGCGCACGCTGGCCCAGGGTTCGCATCCAGCCACATTTTCAGCCTGAATGAAGAGGAGATAGAAAGCATTCCCACCGGTTCCCACTTTGGTGAACTTGCAATCGACGCTCAACCCCGGGTCGATCGTTTGCAAGGCCGGGTTGATCACACTTTCGAGGTGGGTTTCAAGATCGGTCAGCGATGTGCTCCCGGAAATCGTCCAGGGACTCAAATCGACCGTGACCGGATCTTTATCGTTGACGCTGATGGTGATCTTGGCCGGCGCGGAGGACCCTCCCGGGTTGACCAAATCGTCGATCGTCGTACGGACCTCGGCGACCGAGGTGCCCAGTGGACTACGGGATTGTGAAAATCCGGCGAAGCTCGTGCTGATGTCGTTGATCGGCTTGCTGGAATCGGATACCGGCCCCAGGGTGGAGCTCAACTCGAGATCGATCAGATCCGAACTCTGCGTAACGAATGTGGGCGCAAATCGAGGCGAGTTGGGATCCATGGTCAGACCGAGGTGGCTTTCGGTGGTGACCGCCTTTCCCCCTTCCTCTAAGATGACGTATAGATTAAAGGTTTCGTTGGGATTGGCAGTATCGTAATCGACTTGCAGACGAACGGTGTTGCCCCAAGTACCCTCGGCTTTGGCTGCCACTTCCAAGGCGTCATCTCCGCCCAAAGACTTGAGCGTCACCTTGGCCTTCTTGGCTCCTTTTGCCAGGCGGATCACGTACGAATCCGTACCGCCGTTGCCGAAGAACAGGCGCACACTTTCAGCTAGATCAGATTTCGGATGTGGATCACCGAACTGCCGGGCATAATCGGCCAGGCTCTGGATACGTACTGCCTTGTTGATTGGCCCTTTGCTGGCGCGGCCCAAGAAGGCGGCGATTGAGGTCGATACGCCCGTAATGGTGTGCACCCCGCTTGGCACTTCTTGAATGTATACGCCTGGATAACTCACCTGAGTCATAGCACTTGCCTCCTCCTGTTCTTCCACAGTTGTCTGGGAAGATCAAATGATCAAACGGATACCATGAGGGAGTATCACCCCTGATGTTTGGATTTTCTAACAGTCTTGATCGGATATGCACCCCTTCACAAACTCTGCGACTCGATCACCGCTTTGAAAGCGGATGGAATTGCCAGTTTGTTCTTGAATGATGGCTCCTCGTACTCGCCCCCTGGGTTCAAGCCACACGCGGACAATGTATAAACCTTCTGCCAAACCGATTGTGCGGCCATCCGTCAGAACTACCTGGCCTTTAAATGTTTTACTATCTCCGGTTGGATTGACGCACAGAGAAAATGTATAGTAACGGCCAAGATCTTGAGGTTCTTGGGATATGAGGAAAACCCCTATCTGTATAAGAAGCACCCGGCTTGCTCGTTTGAGTGTATTCGGTAGCTCTGTCTTTGAACTGTTAATATTCTGTGGATTGTCTGTTACTTCGAGGTTTAGATGTCTGATTCGTTACGAATGGCGGTCATCAATTTCTGTGTCGCCGACATCGGCTCGACACTGAGTTCTTTTTTCAGCAGGTTCGTGAGGTCTTCATAGACTCGAAGGGCTTGATTGCGATGCCCGATCTTGTGCAGCGCGCGCATTAACAGCCGATACACATCCTCCCGCAGATCGTCCAGGGCGAGCAACTTGTGGCAGAGATCGATCGTTTGTTTGAAGGAACCACTCTCGTAGTGCCATCTCGAAAGATGGCTGAGCAGATGCAAGTATTGCTCCTCTAAACGCATACGTTCTTGGATCGGCCAATCCTCACCAATTATCTCCGCCAGGTAACTGCCGCGGTACAGCGGTAGAGCTTGTTCGAACTCTTTCACCGCGTCATCGACTGCGCCGTTGGCCAGATAGAGATTTCCCGCTCGGTAGTGCAGGTCGAAGCTCGACACATCAGTGTCAATTTGTTGGCCAGGGCAGAGGTTGTAGGCATCGTTCTCATACACGATCGCATTGCCAATTTCGGCGTTAGCCAAGCTGCGTCGGAGGCGGCTTATTGCAATGTGTAGTTTCCCTATCGCATCTTCGGGATCATCCTCGGGCCAAAAGGTGGAGAGCAACATCTCCTTGTGGCAGCGCTTTTTCTCCGAGCTGGCCAGGAATTTGAAAATCATCTGGCCCTTACGGTTGGCGCAAAGTGTGACCCTTTTACCGTCCTTCTTCCGCATATCGAACGATCCCAAAAGCCGCACAAAGAGTGTTTCCTGATACATTTCCCGCTTCTGGTGATCCTGTTGCGTGGATGTCTCGATCGCCCCTCTTTCATATCTCGTCTGGTTCAAAGCCTGTTCGAGGCGACTCAAAACAGCACGCAGCTGATCCTCTAATGCTTGAATCTCGTTCTCCATTTGATTGACGATGAGCTGCAAGCCCGCATGCGTCTTGAAGATGGTGAAGTGGGCTTTGGCGATGTCAGACAGCGCTTCCAACATCGGTCCGCAGTGCGGAATTGCTTTATCGTCTGCCATCTCAAACGCTCGCTCGAACCAAATGACACTTCGACCCAAATCGCGTCTTTCCAACAACACCATCGCCATCTGTAAAAACGTCCAACACATAAGCGGTGTTTCATCCGTGTCGTGATCGATATCCACGATACTCTCTAGATAAGCTTCACAGCCGAGATATTCCCCCTTTTCGAGATCCTGAAGACAATTAACGAGTTCTACGGCAACTCCATGAGCAGACAAAGGAGAGGACGCGGAATCTCCCTTATCCGGCAGTAGACTTTCCATATAGAATAACCCCCTTACCTAGCCCTTCATCTTGGGCTGTATCGGTTTTGGATTGTGGTATCTCTCGAATAGGTTTCCGTGTTTACCGGTCTTTGCACCAGCAGCGAGGAATATCCAACCCCTATATATCAATATTTTACGACAAGAATTCGAATTTGAATCTTAATATTTTCGACCAATTAGGTCGTAATATCTGCATGAAACGTCTTCCCAAAAATTACTCTTGATGCCCTTTAGGTATTTCGATTTCCTTAGCAGCGAAGATCCACACAATTCCTTCACAACATCCTCATCACTCTTTAACGCTTGATAACTATACTTTCGCTTGAAATTATTCCGCTATGCCGCAAAGGAGAACCCAAGCTCATGCTTCGAAAATTGGATATCCGCAAGTGGAGCCGCAAGCAGCAGCTTATCGGCGCAGGTGCCGTGGTGCTGCTCATCGCTGCGGCGGTCACGCTTTCACTCACCGTCTTCCGCCAGCGCGAGGTGGCCGAAACCGACCAGTTGCAGACCGCACGCGTGCGCCAGGGCGACCTGATAATCTACGCCAGCGGATCCGGAACGCTCACCGCCGGTCACCAATACGAGCTGGGTTTCGCCGCCAGCGGACCCATCGACGAGCTCGACGTTCAGGCCGGCGACACGGTCGAGGCCGGCGACGTGCTTGCCGTACAGGGGGAACGCGAACAACTGCAGGCCAGCGTTTCGGCCGATCAACTCTCCGTGCTCGACGCCCAGAACGCACTCGACGATCTCTATGACAACGCCGATCTCGTCACCGCTCAGGCGCTGCTCGATCTGGCCGACGCCCGGGATGCCTTGCAGAGCGCCGAGTACACCTGGTCCGTGCAGCAAGCGGGCAACCGCGCCAGCCAGGCGACCATCGACGCCGCCGAGGCCAATCTGATCCTGGCCGAGATCGAGCTCAAGCGCGCCAAAGCCGAGTACGACAAATATTCCAACACCTCGGACACCAACCGCGCCAAAGCCATCGCCCTCTCACAGTACGCTGCGGCCCAAAACCACTACAACTCGGTCCTGCGCGAATTGAACTGGTACAAAGGCGAACCTACCGAAATCCAACAGGCGCAGCTCGACGCCGAACTCGCCATGGCCAAAGCGCAGGTAAATCAGGCCGAACGCGCCTACGAGCGCGTCAAGGACGGCCCCGATCCGGACGAAGTCGAGAAGGCGCAGCTGCAGCTCGACAACGCCAAAGCCAGGCTGGCCGTCTCGCAGCGTAATCTGGACGAATCCATCATCACCGCACCCGTCGACGGCACCGTGATGGCCGTCACGGCCGAATCCGGCCAGACGGTCTCGGGCACGTTCATCACCGTGGCCGATCTGAGCCAGCTCTACCTGGAAATCTATCTCGACGAGACCGATCTGGATAAGATCGACCTGGACTACGAGGTCGAGGTGACTTTCGACGCCCTCCCGGACTTGATGTACACCGGACACGTGGTGCAGCTGGATCCCGAGCTCTACAGCGAGGGGCCCATCTCCACCGTGCGCGGCCTGGTGCTGCTGGACGGCGAGGACAATCCCAGCCTCGATCACCTGTTGATCGGCATGAACGCCGCCGTGGACGTGATCGCCGGCAAGGCCATCGGAGCAGTCCTCGTCCCCGTCGAGGCGCTGCGCGAGCTTTCGCAGGGTAAATACGCCGTGTTCGTGCTCGACGAGAACGGCGAACCCCGGCTGCGCACGGTCGAAGTGGGCATCATGGATTACACCTACGCCGAGATCACCTCCGGCCTGGAAGTGGGCGAAGTGGTCACGACCGGAATCGTGGAGACAAATTGATGGCCGCTCCGGTTTTGATCGAAACCAACGATGTGAAGAAGATTTACGGCAAGGGAGACGTCCGCGTCGCCGCGCTGGATGGCGTGAGCATTCACATCGAACGCGGCGAATTCGTGGCCGTGATGGGCCCTTCCGGTTCCGGCAAAAGCACGCTGATGAACATCCTTGGCTGCCTCGATCGTCCCAGCGAAGGGTCCTACGTACTCGACGGCGAGAACATCAGCCAGAAAGACCGCATCCAGCTGGCGCACATCCGCGGCGAACGCATCGGTTTCATCTTTCAATCCTACAACCTGCTGCCGCGCACCAGCGCGCTGAAGAACGTCATGCTGCCTCTTTTCTACAACCGCAAGCATGCGCGCAGCATGGAAGAACGGGAGGCGACGGCGCGCAAGGTGCTCGAATCGGTGGGGTTGGGTGATCGATTGTCGCACATGCCCCAGGAGTTGTCCGGCGGCCAGCAGCAGCGCGTCGCCATCGCCCGCGCCCTGGTCAACGATCCGCTGCTCATTCTGGCCGACGAACCCACCGGCAACCTGGACAGCCATTCCGGGGAAGAGATCATGCAGCTGCTGCACGAACTGCACAAAGATGACCGCACGATCGTGATGGTTACGCACGATCCCGAGATCGCCGCCCATACGCAGCGCACGATTCACCTGCTCGATGGCCATGTGGAACAGATCGTCAAGAACGGCTCCGGCAAGGCCAAGAAACAGAAGGTGGCGCATGAATCTGCGTGAATTCCTAAACGTCGCCTGGGAGAGCATCACCGGCAACAAGATGCGCTCCCTGCTCACCATGCTGGGCATCATCATCGGCGTCGCTTCGGTGATCGTTATGGTCTCGATCAGCGCCGGCACCGAAGCCACCATCGAGGACCAGATCACCGGCTTGGGTTCGAACCTGATCTACGTCACTTCCAGCTTCGGCCGCATCGGCGCCCGCGGCGGAGGCAACCCCTTCAGCGGCGGCGGTGCGGGTGGATTGGTCTACGACGACGCCTTCGCCATCGCCGACGAGGTCGAAGGCGTTTCGGCCGTCGTCGTGGAGATGTCCTCTTCCGAGACGGTGAAGACGGCCAGCGCCTCCCTGGAAGATGTGACCATCCAGGGCACCACGGCGGACTTCCCCTCTGTGCGAGACATGGAAATCGCCGACGGGCGCTACTTCAACCAGCGCGAGGTCGACCGCAAGCAGAAAATCGCCGTGTTGGGCTACGATCTGGCCCAGGAATTTTTCGGCGAAGAAGACCCCATCGGCCAGATGATCACCGTGGACACGACCAAACTGACTGTGATCGGCGTGTTCGCCGAACGCGGTTTGGTCAGTGGAGTCGATTTCGACGCCCAGGTATACGTGCCCATCACCGTGGTCTTCCAGAAGTTTACGCCCTCCATGTTCGCCCGTTTCATGGGCAACAACGTGCGCGTGATCTACGTGGAGATCGAAAGCCCCGAGGTGCTGGACAGCACCATCCAGCAAATCGAACTCCTGCTGGCCAAGCGCCACGATGTCTCGCTCGAGGATGCCGACTTCAGCGTGACCACGCAGCAGGACATCATCCAGACCCAGGAGTCCACGACGGCCGCATTTCGCAACTTGCTCGGCTGGGTGGCCGGCGT containing:
- a CDS encoding phage tail protein — translated: MATGFVVNTHRYDPYKNFKFKVLWDGKPVLGVSKVGALKRTTEVVKHRSGGENSTDHKSPGRTTYDALSLERGITHDVEFEKWANMVHPYAGDTGMDLVNYKKELTLEVMNEAGQVAFRYFLHGCWVSEFTTMPDLDANANAVAIESIKIELEGWERDTDTKEPKEGG
- a CDS encoding phage tail sheath subtilisin-like domain-containing protein → MTQVSYPGVYIQEVPSGVHTITGVSTSIAAFLGRASKGPINKAVRIQSLADYARQFGDPHPKSDLAESVRLFFGNGGTDSYVIRLAKGAKKAKVTLKSLGGDDALEVAAKAEGTWGNTVRLQVDYDTANPNETFNLYVILEEGGKAVTTESHLGLTMDPNSPRFAPTFVTQSSDLIDLELSSTLGPVSDSSKPINDISTSFAGFSQSRSPLGTSVAEVRTTIDDLVNPGGSSAPAKITISVNDKDPVTVDLSPWTISGSTSLTDLETHLESVINPALQTIDPGLSVDCKFTKVGTGGNAFYLLFIQAENVAGCEPWASVRVSRAAKDDVTAALMLGIDQGGLEFVRWSDFRPAPTGSVLKLGTIPSISSPISAPKDLTDILDEIAILNQSDITKITIDGTDVMLNTADYNLVTVTTGTPLWYQSAVDSASPTAHEDNDGVREKLKIIANAINADTTLSYRAKTWGYQLAILATSGTINKTPSSIATDDTAFDAGEMQLNVRQYTLGSSGTGSFSTPGQSGADGSAPTVTEYLGNQDAQTGFYALDSVDLFNLMVLPGDQEVTEADFDKIVGPASNYCSENRAFLLIDSPASWINKNRPEVVQDTSKVNDLRSLVNKTNSAVFFPHLKYASGSLTKTIGPSGAVAGLMARIDSTRGVWKAPAGIEADLRNILGLDLKLTDMENGVLNKLGVNCLRSFPSGFVCWGSRTMAGSDDLGSEWKYIPIRRFVLFLEESLFRGTKWVVFEPNDEPLWAKIRQNINAFMMGLFRQGAFQGSTPDKAFYVKCDGDTTTQADRNLGIVNIEVGFAPLKPAEFVVIKIQQIAGDL
- a CDS encoding BTAD domain-containing putative transcriptional regulator, which produces MDIDHDTDETPLMCWTFLQMAMVLLERRDLGRSVIWFERAFEMADDKAIPHCGPMLEALSDIAKAHFTIFKTHAGLQLIVNQMENEIQALEDQLRAVLSRLEQALNQTRYERGAIETSTQQDHQKREMYQETLFVRLLGSFDMRKKDGKRVTLCANRKGQMIFKFLASSEKKRCHKEMLLSTFWPEDDPEDAIGKLHIAISRLRRSLANAEIGNAIVYENDAYNLCPGQQIDTDVSSFDLHYRAGNLYLANGAVDDAVKEFEQALPLYRGSYLAEIIGEDWPIQERMRLEEQYLHLLSHLSRWHYESGSFKQTIDLCHKLLALDDLREDVYRLLMRALHKIGHRNQALRVYEDLTNLLKKELSVEPMSATQKLMTAIRNESDI
- a CDS encoding efflux RND transporter periplasmic adaptor subunit; this translates as MLRKLDIRKWSRKQQLIGAGAVVLLIAAAVTLSLTVFRQREVAETDQLQTARVRQGDLIIYASGSGTLTAGHQYELGFAASGPIDELDVQAGDTVEAGDVLAVQGEREQLQASVSADQLSVLDAQNALDDLYDNADLVTAQALLDLADARDALQSAEYTWSVQQAGNRASQATIDAAEANLILAEIELKRAKAEYDKYSNTSDTNRAKAIALSQYAAAQNHYNSVLRELNWYKGEPTEIQQAQLDAELAMAKAQVNQAERAYERVKDGPDPDEVEKAQLQLDNAKARLAVSQRNLDESIITAPVDGTVMAVTAESGQTVSGTFITVADLSQLYLEIYLDETDLDKIDLDYEVEVTFDALPDLMYTGHVVQLDPELYSEGPISTVRGLVLLDGEDNPSLDHLLIGMNAAVDVIAGKAIGAVLVPVEALRELSQGKYAVFVLDENGEPRLRTVEVGIMDYTYAEITSGLEVGEVVTTGIVETN
- a CDS encoding ABC transporter ATP-binding protein, whose translation is MAAPVLIETNDVKKIYGKGDVRVAALDGVSIHIERGEFVAVMGPSGSGKSTLMNILGCLDRPSEGSYVLDGENISQKDRIQLAHIRGERIGFIFQSYNLLPRTSALKNVMLPLFYNRKHARSMEEREATARKVLESVGLGDRLSHMPQELSGGQQQRVAIARALVNDPLLILADEPTGNLDSHSGEEIMQLLHELHKDDRTIVMVTHDPEIAAHTQRTIHLLDGHVEQIVKNGSGKAKKQKVAHESA
- a CDS encoding ABC transporter permease; its protein translation is MNLREFLNVAWESITGNKMRSLLTMLGIIIGVASVIVMVSISAGTEATIEDQITGLGSNLIYVTSSFGRIGARGGGNPFSGGGAGGLVYDDAFAIADEVEGVSAVVVEMSSSETVKTASASLEDVTIQGTTADFPSVRDMEIADGRYFNQREVDRKQKIAVLGYDLAQEFFGEEDPIGQMITVDTTKLTVIGVFAERGLVSGVDFDAQVYVPITVVFQKFTPSMFARFMGNNVRVIYVEIESPEVLDSTIQQIELLLAKRHDVSLEDADFSVTTQQDIIQTQESTTAAFRNLLGWVAGVSLIVGGIGIMNIMLVSVTERTREIGIRQSVGATPNDIRWQFLTEALLLSLIGGLIGVLAGAAGSWLFGSISGMRTVVVFSSIFLAFTSAAGVGVFFGYYPANKASQLDPIEALRHE